A genomic segment from Tuwongella immobilis encodes:
- a CDS encoding DUF1559 family PulG-like putative transporter codes for MNRWVAVVVVGGLSLLAVGILLPAVVQMRLTSDRVRCQDHLRDLASFGMWHATLPGQPLTPQPKRELPPGTVPNPNLPIAERLSWYVLLLPALEGNRLVSKQLGNVPDASVAWDAPANRKWSHTRLSVALCPGAVPDMPKETPALSSYIANAGIGVEIGSADLPATGKIPPEFGPMRANQPTPIDAILDGTSATILLAETTRERGPWIQGGISTLRGLNPEEIPYLGLNRPYAGSHLGGGNFAFVDGSVRFLSQAITPSILRAMLTIAGQEDFDLERP; via the coding sequence ATGAATCGCTGGGTGGCGGTAGTCGTGGTTGGTGGCCTGTCACTTCTGGCAGTGGGAATCCTGCTCCCGGCCGTGGTGCAGATGCGCCTGACCAGTGACCGCGTGCGCTGCCAAGACCATCTCCGCGATCTGGCCAGCTTCGGCATGTGGCACGCGACACTGCCCGGACAGCCGCTCACCCCACAACCCAAACGCGAACTCCCGCCGGGAACCGTACCCAATCCGAACTTACCGATTGCGGAGCGGCTCAGTTGGTATGTGCTGTTACTGCCCGCATTGGAAGGGAACCGATTGGTTTCTAAACAACTGGGGAATGTGCCCGATGCCTCGGTCGCGTGGGATGCCCCGGCTAACCGCAAGTGGTCACACACCCGACTGAGCGTCGCATTGTGTCCTGGCGCGGTTCCGGACATGCCCAAGGAGACTCCCGCATTGTCGAGTTACATCGCCAATGCCGGGATTGGTGTGGAGATTGGCTCGGCGGATCTTCCCGCGACGGGGAAAATTCCCCCGGAGTTTGGTCCCATGCGGGCCAATCAGCCCACGCCCATTGATGCCATTTTGGACGGCACTAGCGCAACCATTCTGCTTGCGGAGACGACTCGTGAGCGCGGCCCCTGGATTCAAGGAGGAATCAGTACCCTCCGGGGGCTGAATCCCGAAGAAATTCCCTACTTGGGCTTGAATCGCCCCTATGCGGGAAGTCATCTTGGGGGTGGTAATTTTGCATTCGTCGATGGCTCGGTCCGCTTCCTCTCCCAGGCCATCACTCCGTCGATCCTCCGCGCGATGCTGACCATCGCAGGCCAGGAAGATTTCGATCTCGAACGTCCCTGA
- a CDS encoding M28 family peptidase has protein sequence MKRAMVVVLVAGLLVTLGWMIMPFPWGHSAEPPPPGNGSGNGDAFGADREAPAFKAIAFDDARAMKYLQELCEFGPRLSGSATMKKQQKRLQEHFEKHGAKVRLQTFDGKQPSQRDAVSMANLIASWHPDRKSRVIFCGHYDTRPYADQEPDRRNWNKPFLSANDGTSTTAFLMEFAHHVGQIPMNVGIDFVIFDGEEYIFDTTRDRYFLGSEHFAAEYRKSRDGTQYRAAILLDLFAGKNAKLKVEPGSSFWAGGLVQQVWDIAADQKCDAFVWQMGREVLDDHLALNRVGIPAIDIIDFDYPHWHKLTDVPANCSGAIMKQVGTVLNIWLQIQP, from the coding sequence ATGAAGCGTGCAATGGTGGTCGTGCTGGTCGCTGGCCTGCTCGTGACATTAGGATGGATGATCATGCCGTTTCCCTGGGGACATTCCGCAGAGCCGCCGCCGCCCGGGAATGGGTCAGGCAATGGCGATGCGTTCGGTGCCGATCGTGAAGCGCCCGCATTCAAAGCAATTGCGTTTGATGACGCCCGGGCGATGAAATATCTGCAGGAACTTTGCGAATTCGGTCCGCGATTGAGCGGATCGGCAACGATGAAAAAGCAGCAAAAACGGCTGCAAGAACACTTCGAAAAGCACGGCGCCAAAGTGCGATTGCAAACCTTCGATGGCAAGCAGCCCTCGCAACGCGATGCCGTGTCCATGGCCAATCTGATCGCCAGTTGGCACCCGGATCGCAAGTCGCGGGTCATCTTCTGCGGGCACTACGATACCCGGCCATATGCTGATCAGGAACCCGATCGCCGCAATTGGAATAAGCCGTTTCTTTCTGCCAATGATGGAACATCGACCACGGCGTTTCTGATGGAATTCGCCCATCATGTGGGGCAGATTCCGATGAATGTCGGGATCGATTTCGTGATTTTTGACGGCGAAGAGTATATTTTCGACACCACACGCGATCGCTATTTTTTGGGATCGGAGCATTTTGCGGCCGAGTATCGAAAAAGTCGGGATGGAACGCAGTATCGCGCCGCCATTCTGCTGGATCTGTTTGCGGGAAAGAATGCCAAGCTGAAGGTCGAACCGGGGTCGAGTTTCTGGGCCGGTGGACTGGTGCAACAAGTTTGGGATATTGCCGCCGATCAGAAATGCGATGCGTTTGTCTGGCAGATGGGGCGCGAGGTGCTGGATGACCATTTGGCGCTGAATCGGGTTGGCATTCCGGCCATCGACATCATCGATTTTGACTATCCGCATTGGCATAAGCTCACGGATGTGCCCGCGAATTGTTCGGGTGCGATCATGAAGCAGGTTGGAACGGTCCTGAATATCTGGCTGCAGATTCAACCCTGA
- a CDS encoding tetratricopeptide repeat protein has product MRIWSLRIRGLLGLLLFVAGPVIPVTAQSANSEAEQMLDAARRAANEQNYPFAATKFREYLQKFGNTPQAPLARYGMVQAMLESPTRDWNQFLQELQPLLNHADFVHRAEVLYLAGVAHRGLALQELAPGLTNLGELPQRRANAQSRFQEAQKQFAAATAKFTEQLPAEVAANAPVPRMVEWAARSRCDQAEMELRLNQPKQARATLEPFQTDGRFRESSIRTEGLYLLGVACYQLQDWASAGKALASLAPFPDAATALHTRYLLGKIHRIAGENAEATAHLEAVVSGYATQKKEAADALQQPDRFKNNPYELARLQALSQGIAPDYVAGALLELGVLQYEGGRFAEAQSRFADFVKQFPNAPEADEAKLRLGFCLTQLQSYPEAINTLSPLSGHAKLGDQASFWLAKAQFGQAQQLEREKIAEREQGFRTALGTFRAAADKAGQIGGQAPESRRRRGEILLALADATQLAGLNRDAIPIYEQILNEKLLPERQEECVQRYAVGLHLAGEFARSDQVCEKFLQDFPESTLRESIAFRQAENAYFQALSAKQKPDLPNRDVELPKLFQLAATRYASVAERFPDSTQLGLVRYGQAMVALQLGQFETAAGFLEQIPGPDRIGELGRTPYLLAECLIRQTPVQAGEDALADNMIAEKLTAARTLLEGFIAANPKSKETPDALIKLGYCMRRLALREQPPERTNGLSLTRGVYEKLMQEFPNDPLVGLAQLERAKTLAMQGDRGGAINELRKFTVEPAVNHAVAPLAVVQLATYLREQNQSAEAVTIWSQNRPRLEQLCQQSQPARPLDIGLIRYHHGVALQEVGQFAEARTVLDSVPQAVGNSALGLEALLRSGQCRFMEGRKSIDQLRSELAKPGQSPAQIEGIRRNMGEGWNAIRDAAQTLERRAEEFKAAFGTHPVRARMLYESAWAYRLLAEDEVRTTRERMQLDEHAKRLEQAKAKTPPGANPPIVPMPEIARAAIAMQPSEQKMIAMYQSLIEGFSELELAVEARFELGEMLAERGQSEESLKQLRAALEAEPIDAPIPARLTDQIRIRLGCVLLERKEIDAALTQFDVVAQNPQSTQLPQAQYRAGECLMSQGKFAEAAERLKVFRDQGPFQNSPGVTDRALHQLGAAYAKEQKWDESRQAYETLLGRFPNSPWVPHARYGIAWAHQSKGEFDPAVNWYSQVIQSPATELAARSHVQIGLCRLEQNRYAEAASSLLVVPYTYDFPELNPLALTEAARAFLEDNQTTIAQRLLKRVIQESPKSESAKIAQERLDALAGKQSK; this is encoded by the coding sequence ATGAGGATCTGGTCGTTGCGCATTCGCGGATTACTCGGATTGCTACTGTTCGTCGCGGGGCCAGTCATTCCCGTGACCGCACAGTCGGCCAATTCCGAGGCCGAGCAGATGCTCGATGCCGCCCGACGAGCGGCGAATGAACAAAATTATCCCTTCGCGGCCACGAAGTTTCGGGAATATCTTCAAAAATTCGGCAATACGCCCCAAGCGCCGTTGGCCCGCTACGGCATGGTGCAGGCGATGCTCGAATCGCCGACCCGCGATTGGAATCAATTCCTGCAAGAATTGCAGCCGTTGCTGAATCATGCGGATTTTGTCCATCGTGCGGAAGTGCTGTATCTAGCAGGAGTTGCGCATCGCGGGCTGGCACTGCAGGAACTTGCGCCGGGATTGACCAATCTCGGGGAGTTACCCCAGCGACGCGCCAATGCCCAATCGCGATTTCAGGAAGCGCAGAAGCAATTTGCGGCAGCCACAGCGAAATTCACCGAACAACTCCCCGCCGAAGTTGCCGCGAATGCCCCAGTGCCGCGAATGGTCGAATGGGCCGCGCGATCCCGTTGCGATCAGGCGGAGATGGAACTGCGACTGAATCAACCCAAACAAGCTCGCGCAACCCTGGAACCGTTTCAGACCGATGGCCGATTTCGCGAATCGTCGATCCGCACCGAAGGGCTGTATCTGTTGGGAGTTGCGTGCTATCAGCTTCAAGATTGGGCCAGTGCGGGGAAAGCCCTCGCATCGCTGGCACCATTCCCGGATGCGGCCACCGCGTTGCACACACGGTATCTGTTGGGCAAAATCCACCGGATTGCCGGCGAAAATGCCGAAGCCACTGCCCATCTGGAGGCCGTGGTTTCGGGATATGCGACCCAGAAAAAAGAGGCCGCCGATGCCTTGCAACAACCGGATCGCTTCAAAAATAATCCGTATGAACTCGCTCGCCTGCAAGCGTTATCTCAAGGCATCGCACCGGATTACGTCGCCGGAGCCTTGTTGGAATTGGGTGTGTTGCAATATGAAGGCGGACGATTCGCCGAGGCACAATCTCGATTCGCCGACTTCGTGAAGCAGTTCCCCAACGCACCGGAAGCAGACGAAGCGAAACTCCGCCTCGGATTCTGTCTCACGCAATTGCAATCGTACCCCGAGGCAATCAATACGCTCAGCCCATTGAGTGGACACGCCAAACTCGGCGATCAGGCCAGTTTCTGGCTCGCCAAAGCGCAGTTCGGACAGGCCCAGCAGTTGGAACGCGAGAAAATCGCCGAGCGCGAACAGGGGTTCCGAACCGCGTTGGGCACATTCCGAGCTGCCGCTGACAAAGCGGGGCAAATCGGCGGTCAAGCCCCCGAATCACGTCGTCGGCGGGGCGAAATTCTCTTGGCCTTGGCCGATGCAACCCAACTCGCCGGGTTGAATCGGGACGCAATTCCGATTTACGAACAAATCCTGAACGAAAAACTGCTCCCCGAACGACAAGAAGAGTGCGTCCAACGCTACGCGGTGGGATTGCATTTGGCCGGCGAATTTGCCCGCAGCGATCAGGTTTGCGAGAAATTCCTGCAAGATTTCCCGGAATCGACCCTGCGTGAATCGATCGCATTCCGACAGGCAGAAAATGCCTACTTCCAAGCCTTGTCTGCCAAACAGAAGCCGGATCTCCCCAATCGAGATGTCGAACTGCCAAAGTTGTTTCAATTGGCGGCGACGCGATATGCATCGGTTGCGGAGCGATTTCCGGATTCGACGCAGTTGGGATTGGTGCGCTACGGTCAGGCGATGGTGGCATTGCAGTTGGGGCAATTCGAAACGGCAGCAGGGTTTTTGGAGCAGATTCCTGGGCCGGATCGAATCGGGGAATTGGGACGAACTCCATATTTACTGGCCGAATGCCTGATCCGACAAACGCCGGTTCAAGCGGGCGAAGATGCCTTGGCCGATAATATGATCGCCGAGAAATTGACTGCTGCGCGGACGCTGCTGGAGGGATTCATCGCGGCGAATCCCAAGTCGAAAGAAACCCCCGATGCACTCATCAAATTGGGCTACTGCATGCGTCGGTTGGCCCTGCGGGAGCAACCCCCGGAGCGGACCAACGGGTTGAGTCTCACGCGCGGGGTGTATGAAAAGTTGATGCAGGAATTCCCGAATGATCCACTCGTAGGATTGGCACAACTCGAACGTGCGAAGACACTTGCGATGCAGGGCGATCGAGGCGGAGCCATCAACGAGTTGCGGAAATTCACCGTCGAACCTGCGGTTAACCACGCGGTTGCGCCGCTGGCGGTGGTGCAGTTGGCCACGTATCTGCGTGAGCAAAATCAGTCTGCCGAGGCGGTCACGATCTGGAGCCAAAATCGTCCCCGACTGGAACAGTTGTGCCAGCAATCGCAACCGGCTCGCCCGTTGGATATTGGGCTGATTCGGTATCACCATGGCGTCGCGCTGCAAGAAGTGGGGCAATTCGCCGAAGCGCGAACCGTGTTGGATTCGGTGCCACAAGCGGTCGGGAATTCGGCGTTGGGGTTGGAAGCATTGCTGCGATCTGGCCAATGTCGATTCATGGAGGGACGCAAAAGTATCGATCAGCTGCGATCCGAATTGGCGAAACCGGGCCAATCGCCGGCACAAATCGAGGGAATTCGTCGCAATATGGGCGAAGGTTGGAACGCAATCCGCGACGCTGCCCAGACACTCGAACGCCGTGCCGAGGAATTCAAAGCCGCATTCGGGACGCATCCGGTCCGGGCACGCATGCTGTATGAATCGGCGTGGGCGTATCGGTTGCTTGCCGAAGATGAAGTCCGCACGACTCGCGAGCGGATGCAACTCGACGAACACGCCAAACGGTTGGAACAAGCGAAGGCGAAGACTCCACCGGGAGCCAATCCGCCGATTGTGCCGATGCCAGAAATCGCGCGGGCAGCCATTGCGATGCAGCCATCGGAACAAAAAATGATCGCGATGTACCAATCGCTGATCGAGGGCTTTTCGGAACTGGAACTTGCGGTCGAGGCACGGTTTGAACTGGGTGAAATGCTCGCCGAACGGGGGCAATCCGAAGAATCGTTGAAACAATTGCGAGCTGCCTTGGAAGCCGAGCCGATTGATGCTCCGATTCCCGCCCGGTTAACCGACCAAATCCGCATTCGGCTTGGATGTGTGCTGTTGGAACGCAAGGAAATCGATGCCGCGTTGACGCAATTTGACGTGGTTGCGCAGAATCCGCAATCAACCCAGTTGCCCCAGGCGCAATATCGGGCGGGCGAATGCCTGATGAGCCAAGGGAAATTCGCCGAGGCCGCCGAACGCTTGAAGGTGTTCCGCGATCAGGGGCCGTTCCAAAATAGTCCCGGCGTGACCGATCGGGCCTTGCATCAACTCGGGGCAGCGTATGCCAAGGAACAGAAATGGGATGAGTCTCGACAAGCCTACGAGACGCTATTGGGCCGATTCCCGAATAGCCCGTGGGTGCCGCACGCGCGATACGGAATTGCCTGGGCGCATCAATCGAAGGGGGAGTTTGATCCAGCCGTGAATTGGTATTCGCAGGTGATTCAAAGCCCGGCCACGGAATTGGCGGCTCGCTCGCATGTGCAGATTGGCCTGTGTCGATTGGAACAGAATCGCTACGCCGAGGCCGCGTCGAGCTTGCTCGTGGTGCCGTACACCTACGATTTCCCGGAGCTGAATCCGCTGGCGTTGACGGAAGCCGCTCGGGCGTTTCTGGAAGATAATCAGACCACCATTGCTCAACGACTCTTGAAACGGGTGATTCAGGAATCGCCGAAATCCGAATCGGCCAAAATCGCCCAAGAACGGCTCGACGCACTCGCTGGAAAACAGTCCAAGTAA
- a CDS encoding FG-GAP repeat domain-containing protein: MTNRRHWLSLGVLLLLPLSSWGYVEAPQSLGSVIAQSTHIMQLVVTSVDQQNNLIIYRKVEDLKGKHPTDVVKHAIGRGGLRPGEWQEIMNWAAVGKTAIFFHNGGASELFMGPSWYQAYPGGEWWNMSHAEPFLLRTYAGKPEKLAAAVKQILAGQEVVVPGMIDGDKEALHRRRAKIQRLKASLTRQDYNPKRDFVGWGGEDLTRVQGMPGFSYLAELGRVDAESQAVSTVDWNGDGKPEFCLVSSTRVALFKNDGESFVEVPLPGLIGGARAAIWADANGDGKLDLLLATPNGLRLYGNRGDRFVDDSAALPAIPGQTVTAAAWLDADADGKPDLLVGTPFHGLFLLRNEFPDRPQAAPADPKWSDWYTIGPFPSSGPGDIDKVFPPEQGIQLDATTEGKNGKAIAWTKADYPDGAVHSLARYSGNENENAIVYLYREIDVTAPTEIPLSLGSDDGLAVWCNGKRILREETSRAAAADQNRVTLALKPGKNYLLLKVVQGNGEWAFYCQPGMPKSSLGGWFTDVSRAWGLADSGIGANLRPDSISVADFDSDGRTDFLVGGDQWLLARNSGTRFEAVAEPGLGKPSGKFGATLADVDGDGAVDLLIPTGTGLRIVRNRGAGQFEPWNLAGITDQNFGNVVSVACGDVNNDGLPDLVVGCLRGTNRFLENLGGGRFADRSAAIGLNRRITNARAVALVDVNSDGRLDVVFVNEGQESMLLLGNSELPSPKTPVQIRIPVQLGVIGCRLQVRDATNQMRGSHMIPGGDGRGGQSLAGLRVALEPGEYSFQWRTTQGVQSSIAIRVGNQPQTVSLTETVTRESTDRPTEGAKP, from the coding sequence ATGACGAATCGCAGACATTGGCTGTCGCTGGGAGTGCTGTTGCTACTCCCGCTGTCCAGTTGGGGATATGTGGAAGCACCGCAGAGCCTTGGCTCGGTGATTGCCCAATCAACCCACATTATGCAACTTGTGGTCACTTCGGTGGACCAACAGAATAACCTGATTATCTATCGTAAGGTGGAAGATCTGAAAGGGAAACATCCCACCGATGTGGTCAAGCACGCCATTGGGCGCGGCGGCTTACGACCCGGCGAGTGGCAGGAAATCATGAACTGGGCCGCTGTCGGCAAGACCGCCATTTTCTTTCACAACGGCGGTGCCAGCGAGTTGTTCATGGGGCCCAGTTGGTATCAGGCCTATCCCGGCGGCGAATGGTGGAACATGTCGCATGCCGAGCCGTTTTTGTTGCGAACGTATGCGGGGAAGCCGGAAAAACTGGCGGCGGCGGTGAAGCAAATTTTGGCCGGTCAGGAAGTGGTGGTTCCTGGCATGATTGACGGCGACAAGGAAGCGTTGCATCGGCGTCGGGCGAAAATTCAACGGCTGAAAGCGAGTTTGACGCGGCAGGATTACAATCCCAAACGCGATTTCGTCGGTTGGGGTGGAGAGGATCTCACTCGTGTGCAGGGGATGCCGGGGTTCTCGTACTTGGCGGAGTTGGGGCGGGTCGATGCGGAGTCGCAAGCCGTCTCCACCGTCGATTGGAATGGCGATGGCAAGCCCGAATTCTGTCTGGTGAGTTCCACTCGGGTGGCGCTGTTCAAAAATGATGGCGAGTCGTTTGTCGAAGTGCCGCTCCCTGGATTGATCGGCGGAGCGCGGGCGGCGATTTGGGCGGATGCCAACGGAGATGGGAAACTCGACTTGCTGCTGGCAACCCCCAATGGGCTAAGGCTTTATGGCAATCGCGGGGATCGCTTTGTGGATGATTCTGCGGCGCTGCCAGCGATTCCGGGGCAAACGGTGACGGCAGCTGCCTGGCTGGACGCGGATGCGGATGGAAAGCCGGATCTCCTCGTCGGAACGCCCTTTCATGGGCTGTTTTTACTTCGCAATGAGTTTCCCGATCGTCCGCAAGCGGCCCCTGCGGATCCCAAGTGGAGCGATTGGTACACGATTGGCCCGTTTCCATCGAGCGGACCGGGGGATATTGACAAAGTCTTTCCGCCGGAGCAGGGGATTCAACTCGATGCGACAACGGAGGGGAAAAACGGCAAAGCCATCGCGTGGACCAAAGCGGATTATCCAGATGGTGCCGTTCATTCCTTGGCCCGATACTCCGGGAATGAAAATGAGAACGCCATCGTCTACCTCTACCGCGAGATTGATGTGACCGCCCCCACGGAAATTCCGCTGTCGTTGGGCAGCGACGATGGGCTGGCGGTGTGGTGCAACGGCAAGCGCATTCTGCGAGAAGAAACGAGTCGCGCGGCGGCGGCAGACCAAAATCGCGTCACGCTCGCGCTGAAGCCGGGAAAGAACTATTTGCTGCTCAAAGTCGTCCAGGGAAATGGCGAATGGGCGTTCTACTGCCAACCGGGGATGCCAAAATCGTCGCTAGGTGGGTGGTTTACCGATGTCTCGCGCGCTTGGGGGCTGGCCGATTCGGGGATTGGTGCGAATCTGCGGCCCGATTCCATCAGCGTTGCCGATTTTGATTCAGACGGTCGGACCGACTTTCTCGTCGGCGGCGACCAATGGCTGTTGGCCCGCAATTCGGGGACGCGATTTGAGGCGGTCGCCGAACCAGGACTGGGCAAGCCTTCGGGGAAATTCGGTGCCACGCTCGCGGATGTCGACGGTGACGGTGCGGTGGACCTGCTGATTCCGACTGGCACTGGCCTGCGAATCGTCCGCAATCGCGGCGCGGGGCAGTTCGAGCCGTGGAATCTCGCAGGCATCACGGACCAGAATTTTGGGAATGTGGTCTCGGTGGCATGTGGGGATGTCAATAACGATGGTCTACCCGATTTGGTGGTGGGCTGTTTGCGCGGCACGAACCGATTCTTGGAGAATCTCGGTGGCGGGCGGTTTGCCGATCGCTCGGCGGCGATTGGCTTGAATCGCCGGATTACGAACGCCCGAGCGGTGGCGCTGGTGGATGTCAACTCGGATGGCCGCTTGGATGTTGTCTTCGTCAACGAAGGCCAAGAATCGATGTTGCTGCTGGGGAATTCCGAACTTCCCAGTCCCAAAACGCCGGTGCAGATTCGCATTCCCGTGCAGCTTGGCGTGATTGGCTGCCGATTGCAGGTGCGCGACGCGACGAATCAGATGCGTGGCAGTCACATGATTCCGGGTGGCGATGGGCGAGGTGGACAATCGCTGGCCGGGCTGCGCGTCGCACTCGAACCGGGCGAGTATTCCTTCCAATGGCGAACGACTCAGGGTGTCCAGTCCAGCATCGCCATTCGGGTGGGCAATCAGCCGCAGACGGTTTCACTCACCGAAACGGTGACACGGGAATCAACCGACCGACCGACCGAAGGAGCGAAACCATGA
- a CDS encoding PQQ-binding-like beta-propeller repeat protein, with translation MMHRNLAGILLVGMLSVGPLQAEPWATYRGNPQRTGNTDGVAGPTKPVVRWVVKSQSHFVASPVIAQDRLLISGLGSFNVPSLQAFALNGSVPVQPLWQQSSPYLQLPTVSSPSVHSGHLFFGDGMHQTNGAFVHCLQAGAGLPIWRLSVPGDLVHLEGSPVIAGDTLFLGGGAAGVLAIRWNRAMLDGAELDLAQIAAKQTERKAMLTAKYEQEKRRDPDFAQPPTDDALHQPTPKIRWQSGKNRWHVDAPLNLVDQDLFVASAFLDKEQLGERGVLCLDPATGETRWKAPLAHNPWGGVAVAGDTVIVGGSSIGYAVSQIRGAKGELTALDRSTGKERWRKDVPGGIVGCPAIGNDLAIVTATDGKVRAYSLRDGERRWMTDVKFPIFAPPAVVNDLVVVADLRGSISGLDRKSGTLLWTVHLATDPMVRAPGMVYGGPIIHGGRIYVATCNLEGPTARQPTVVVCLGNP, from the coding sequence ATGATGCATCGAAACCTCGCCGGAATCTTGCTCGTCGGCATGCTGAGCGTGGGACCGCTCCAGGCGGAGCCATGGGCGACCTATCGCGGCAATCCGCAGCGAACGGGGAACACCGACGGAGTCGCTGGGCCGACCAAGCCGGTCGTGCGCTGGGTGGTGAAGTCGCAGTCGCATTTTGTGGCGTCGCCGGTCATCGCCCAGGATCGCTTGCTGATTTCCGGGTTGGGCTCGTTCAATGTGCCGTCGCTGCAAGCCTTTGCGTTGAATGGGTCTGTTCCCGTTCAACCGTTGTGGCAGCAATCGAGTCCGTATCTGCAGTTGCCAACGGTGAGTTCGCCATCGGTCCACTCGGGGCATCTCTTTTTCGGCGATGGCATGCACCAGACGAACGGCGCGTTTGTGCATTGTCTGCAAGCCGGGGCAGGACTGCCGATTTGGCGGCTCTCGGTGCCCGGCGATCTCGTGCATCTGGAAGGGTCGCCGGTGATTGCGGGGGATACCCTATTTCTGGGCGGCGGTGCGGCGGGAGTGTTGGCAATTCGCTGGAATCGGGCGATGCTCGACGGCGCGGAATTGGATCTCGCCCAAATTGCCGCCAAACAAACGGAACGCAAGGCGATGCTGACCGCGAAATACGAGCAGGAGAAGCGACGCGATCCCGATTTCGCGCAGCCGCCCACCGATGATGCGCTGCATCAGCCGACGCCGAAAATCCGCTGGCAGAGTGGGAAAAATCGCTGGCATGTCGATGCACCGTTGAATCTTGTCGATCAGGATTTATTCGTGGCATCGGCATTTCTGGATAAGGAACAACTCGGTGAGCGCGGGGTTCTCTGCCTGGATCCGGCGACCGGGGAAACCCGCTGGAAAGCCCCGCTGGCACACAATCCATGGGGTGGGGTGGCCGTTGCGGGAGATACAGTCATCGTCGGTGGAAGCTCCATCGGGTATGCCGTCTCGCAAATTCGCGGCGCGAAGGGGGAGTTGACGGCGTTGGATCGATCGACCGGCAAGGAACGCTGGCGGAAAGATGTGCCCGGTGGAATCGTCGGCTGTCCCGCGATCGGTAACGATCTGGCGATTGTGACTGCAACCGATGGCAAGGTGCGTGCCTACAGCCTGCGAGACGGCGAACGGCGCTGGATGACCGATGTCAAATTTCCGATCTTCGCCCCACCGGCGGTCGTCAATGATCTGGTGGTGGTCGCAGACCTGCGGGGGAGTATCTCCGGATTGGATCGCAAATCGGGCACCCTGCTTTGGACGGTGCATCTGGCGACTGATCCGATGGTGCGAGCGCCGGGAATGGTCTACGGCGGACCGATCATTCACGGTGGGCGAATCTATGTGGCGACCTGCAATCTGGAAGGACCAACTGCGCGTCAACCGACCGTGGTGGTCTGCTTGGGCAATCCGTAA
- a CDS encoding YdjY domain-containing protein produces the protein MGNGIRLTVVTMLLVVAPVMLRAEESGIVVDSSKKSIRIPAKVAPRKLEHLKEVYPLEVIAGWGHPKGKKAHETVFTIEAKPSEVHQALEKLGLTPGKPHRGEGGPGTGPEIALFAEWKSDDGSVKRMGIDKLVVDPKTKKPLPRSVKFRFTGSALSQPDPTKPEKLYGADLSGTLIALFPVTDETVLQTNLTMKEEKYLKLDTNRMLLPAEGTSVTLILEVPGS, from the coding sequence ATGGGGAATGGAATTCGTTTGACCGTGGTGACGATGCTGCTCGTGGTGGCTCCGGTGATGCTTCGCGCGGAGGAATCGGGAATTGTCGTCGATTCCAGCAAAAAGTCGATCCGAATCCCTGCGAAGGTGGCCCCCCGGAAATTGGAACATCTCAAGGAGGTGTATCCACTGGAGGTCATCGCCGGTTGGGGCCATCCCAAGGGCAAAAAAGCCCACGAAACGGTGTTCACCATCGAGGCCAAGCCGAGCGAGGTGCATCAGGCACTGGAGAAACTGGGATTGACTCCCGGGAAACCGCATCGCGGCGAAGGCGGGCCAGGCACGGGGCCGGAAATCGCACTGTTTGCGGAGTGGAAAAGCGATGATGGAAGCGTGAAGCGGATGGGAATCGACAAGCTTGTGGTGGATCCGAAGACGAAAAAGCCGCTGCCACGCTCCGTGAAATTCCGGTTCACTGGCTCCGCCCTGTCGCAGCCTGATCCGACCAAGCCGGAGAAGCTGTATGGGGCCGACTTGAGTGGCACGCTCATCGCGCTGTTCCCCGTAACGGACGAAACCGTGCTGCAGACCAATTTGACGATGAAAGAAGAAAAATATCTCAAATTGGACACCAATCGCATGCTGCTTCCGGCAGAAGGCACATCCGTGACGTTGATTCTTGAGGTACCCGGCTCATGA